The Streptomyces sp. NBC_01463 DNA window TCGCCTCCTCGGAGAGCCCCGAACCACCGCCCCAGTCCCCGGAGATGCGGCCGATGGCGGGGAAGCGCGCGGTCCGGCCGTCCGGCACCATGCCGACACAGTTGATCCCCGCGCCGCAGACGACGGCCACGCCGCGCGGCTCGTCGATCCCGGCCCGCAGGATCGCGAAGGTGTCGTTGCGCACCTCCACCGTGCGGCCCCACGCGCGGGCGCGCAGGGCCTCGGTCAGCTGCTCCTCCTCGACCGGCAGATCGGCGTTGGCCAGGCAGGCCGACACATGGGCGACGGATCCGGCGGTCACCCCGGCCGATTCCAGCACCTGCTCCACCGCGGCGCCGAGCGCGTCCACGGCCCTTCCGACACCGACCACGGGCGGCTGGAAGCCGCCGCCGCGGGCCGTGGACAGCACGGTGCCGTCCTCACCGATGAGGGCCACATCGGTCTTGCTGTTCCCCGCGTCTATCGCGAGGACCGAACCGTTCACGCCCACGCGAGGTGCTCCCGGTTGTGCGCGATCAGCTTGTCGGTGAGCGCCTCGGCGTACTCGAACTGGCCGATCAGGGGGTGTGC harbors:
- a CDS encoding ATPase gives rise to the protein MGVNGSVLAIDAGNSKTDVALIGEDGTVLSTARGGGFQPPVVGVGRAVDALGAAVEQVLESAGVTAGSVAHVSACLANADLPVEEEQLTEALRARAWGRTVEVRNDTFAILRAGIDEPRGVAVVCGAGINCVGMVPDGRTARFPAIGRISGDWGGGSGLSEEAMWFAARAEDGRGEPTALARTLPAHFGLDSMYALIEALHLGRIDSVRRHELAPVLFATAAEGDAPALALVDRLAEEVVALASVALARLDLLDEAAPVLLGGSVLAARHPRLDGRIAELLAARAPKAVVRVVEESPVLGAGLLGLDHTAAPPEVHKRLRAQYA